A DNA window from Brassica napus cultivar Da-Ae chromosome A4, Da-Ae, whole genome shotgun sequence contains the following coding sequences:
- the LOC106429444 gene encoding cytokinin hydroxylase, producing the protein MLLTLLKSLLVIFMTLILRVLYDTISCYWLTPRRIKKIMAGQGVTGPKPRPLTGNILEISAMVSQSVSKDCDSVHHDIVGRLLPHYVTWSKQYGKRFIVWNGTDPRLCLTETELIKELLMKHNGVSGRSWLQQQGTKNFIGRGLLMANGQDWHHQRHLAAPAFNGERLKGYARHMVECTTRLVERLSKEVGKGGGEVEIGEEMHQLTADIISRTEFGSSFEKGKELFNHLTVLQRRCAQATRHLCFPGSRFLPSKYNREIKSLKKEVERLLIEIIQSRRDCAEMGRSSTHGDDLLGLLLNEMDSHKNKNNDNNNLQLIMDECKTFFFAGHETTALLLTWTMMLLADNPTWQEKVRDEIREVCGCDGLPSVDQLSKLTSLNKVINESLRLYPPATLLPRMAFEDIKLGDLIIPKGLSIWIPVLAIHHSEELWGKDANEFNPERFGGKPFAPGRHFIPFAAGPRNCIGQSFAMMEAKIILATLISKFNFAISKNYRHAPIVVLTIKPKYGVQVILKPLDS; encoded by the exons atgttGCTTACATTATTGAAATCTCTCCTCGTGATATTCATGACCTTGATACTGAGAGTTCTATACGACACCATATCTTGCTACTGGCTAACACCTAGGCGAATCAAGAAGATCATGGCAGGGCAAGGGGTAACCGGTCCTAAACCACGTCCACTAACCGGAAACATCCTTGAAATCTCGGCTATGGTGTCACAATCCGTTTCTAAAGATTGTGATTCTGTTCACCATGACATCGTAGGCCGCCTTCTTCCGCATTACGTCACCTGGTCCAAACAATACG GGAAAAGATTTATAGTGTGGAATGGGACGGATCCTCGGCTTTGCTTAACGGAAACAGAATTGATAAAAGAGTTGCTGATGAAGCATAACGGAGTAAGCGGAAGATCGTGGCTACAGCAACAGGGGACCAAAAATTTTATTGGTCGTGGTCTCCTTATGGCTAATGGCCAAGATTGGCACCACCAACGCCACCTTGCTGCGCCGGCATTTAACGGGGAAAGGCTCAAG GGCTACGCAAGGCACATGGTGGAGTGTACGACTAGGCTAGTGGAGAGGCTGAGCAAAGAAGTTGGGAAAGGAGGAGGTGAGGTGGAGATAGGGGAGGAGATGCACCAGCTCACGGCGGATATTATATCGAGGACGGAGTTCGGAAGTAGCTTTGAGAAAGGCAAAGAGCTTTTCAACCACCTCACCGTCCTCCAACGCCGTTGCGCTCAAGCCACCCGCCACCTCTGTTTTCCCGGTAGCCG GTTTCTTCCGAGCAAATACAACAGAGAAATAAAGTCTCTGAAAAAGGAAGTGGAACGTTTGTTGATAGAGATCATACAAAGCAGGCGAGACTGTGCTGAGATGGGTCGGAGCAGTACTCACGGCGATGACCTTCTTGGCCTTCTCTTGAACGAAATGGATAGTCACAAGAACAAAAATAACGATAACAATAATCTTCAGTTGATAATGGATGAATGCAAGACATTCTTCTTTGCTGGTCACGAAACTACCGCACTCCTTCTCACATGGACAATGATGCTCCTCGCCGATAACCCCACGTGGCAGGAAAAGGTTCGTGATGAGATTAGAGAGGTATGTGGCTGCGACGGTCTTCCCTCGGTTGATCAACTATCCAAGCTTACCTCG TTAAACAAAGTGATAAACGAGTCATTAAGACTTTACCCTCCAGCTACTCTTCTACCAAGGATGGCATTTGAAGATATAAAACTAGGTGATCTAATAATTCCCAAAGGTTTATCAATATGGATACCCGTCCTCGCAATCCATCACAGCGAAGAATTATGGGGTAAAGATGCAAATGAATTCAACCCTGAACGCTTTGGAGGCAAACCATTTGCGCCTGGCCGCCACTTCATCCCATTTGCAGCTGGTCCTCGAAACTGCATCGGACAATCATTTGCGATGATGGAAGCAAAAATAATATTAGCAACGCTAATTTCAAAGTTTAACTTCGCAATATCAAAGAACTATAGACATGCGCCAATAGTTGTGCTTACTATAAAACCTAAATATGGAGTTCAAGTGATATTGAAGCCATTGGATTCATGA